A window of Microcystis aeruginosa FD4 contains these coding sequences:
- a CDS encoding MAE_28990/MAE_18760 family HEPN-like nuclease, with product MFEGLLNNLNDDINTIRSIINISEKLREIIADNSSQLNTEDLKYIQANAPLGDKWLVNDHCSSITRLYALYENFVENLVGDWIILLPQLYSCYQDLPESVRNQHKTGCATLLGNEYKRNRFDSLSERDIIKNLFDTEYENTSRYNLTSAAFLLHEANLRKEQLTKLLANAGISATDSWQWIENHKKVKIFIDNNDKRSVEKELKNFIELRNNSAHGKVDTVLNANDLLKLCDFVEAICQAISELVLYYFVYRKIEIGKLQKIGKVVKWYQQPQVCAVKILDEPQESNKRLEVGKKVFLVSEKKKICQNAIIESIQINKNGKNTPRRRISIREIKDSEIGLKFDKEGQEGLEVYLVISD from the coding sequence ATGTTTGAAGGACTTTTAAATAACCTAAATGATGATATAAACACCATTCGATCAATAATTAATATCAGTGAAAAACTTAGAGAAATTATTGCGGATAATTCTTCACAACTCAACACAGAAGATTTAAAATATATTCAAGCAAATGCTCCTTTAGGAGACAAGTGGCTAGTTAACGATCATTGTTCATCTATCACAAGGTTATATGCTCTTTACGAAAATTTTGTCGAAAATCTAGTGGGAGATTGGATTATTTTGCTGCCTCAATTATATAGCTGCTATCAAGATTTACCCGAATCTGTAAGAAATCAGCATAAGACAGGTTGTGCTACATTACTGGGTAATGAATATAAAAGAAATCGCTTCGATTCTCTTTCAGAGAGGGACATTATCAAAAATTTATTTGATACTGAATACGAAAATACAAGCAGATATAATCTCACATCAGCTGCTTTTTTGTTACATGAAGCGAATCTTAGAAAAGAGCAATTAACCAAACTTTTAGCCAATGCTGGCATATCGGCAACTGATTCTTGGCAGTGGATAGAAAATCATAAAAAAGTTAAGATTTTTATTGACAATAATGATAAGCGTAGTGTGGAAAAGGAATTAAAGAATTTTATCGAACTTCGTAATAATTCTGCTCATGGTAAAGTAGATACCGTTCTCAATGCCAATGATTTACTAAAATTATGTGATTTTGTCGAAGCTATATGTCAAGCTATAAGTGAATTAGTTCTTTATTACTTTGTTTATAGGAAGATCGAGATAGGAAAGCTTCAAAAGATCGGTAAAGTTGTCAAGTGGTATCAACAGCCACAAGTTTGCGCTGTTAAAATATTAGATGAGCCACAGGAATCCAATAAAAGACTAGAAGTCGGTAAAAAAGTTTTTTTAGTCAGTGAAAAGAAAAAAATATGTCAAAATGCTATTATTGAAAGTATTCAAATTAATAAAAATGGCAAAAATACCCCTCGCCGAAGAATTTCAATAAGAGAGATAAAAGATTCTGAAATAGGCTTAAAATTTGACAAAGAAGGTCAAGAAGGATTAGAAGTTTATTTAGTTATTTCGGACTGA
- a CDS encoding DUF262 domain-containing protein — MREVRSYQFVPLWWEIMTISRTKTNPWQKRSRKDVKKLSDNEINEKYEQGERRILLEMNREKLPSFAESLKKPNYMETRPFYQRRDRWDEQKQSRLIESFLMNIPVPPLILYEASYNSYEVMDGQQRITAIQNFYNNKLKLTGLEIWPELEGRNYESLPAKIKDGINRRAISTIVVITESLSDAEEALSLKQLVFERLNTGGVSLSRQEIRNCIYSGKFNELLFKLSENPIFAKAWDIPIDNQEELKKNGFYKNMEDVELILRFFALRDIDKYTGNLSKYLDNYMMKKSLDFSDENIKDFKQIFNQTIELVSSIYQDQLFKPFDSKAKKYKSRAYKVYYDAVMISFSNHLSYRQELITKKSAIIEETINLCTQDSWGITHEGKTFKKGLFTGEGSTKDDFKARIQIFNSLIQRVLKQSI; from the coding sequence ATGAGGGAAGTCCGGTCATATCAATTTGTACCCCTCTGGTGGGAAATTATGACAATCTCACGAACTAAAACAAATCCTTGGCAAAAACGTTCCCGAAAGGATGTTAAAAAATTATCAGATAATGAAATTAATGAAAAATATGAACAAGGTGAACGAAGAATATTATTAGAAATGAATCGAGAAAAATTGCCTAGTTTTGCTGAGTCTTTAAAGAAACCTAACTATATGGAAACGCGTCCTTTCTATCAGAGACGAGATCGCTGGGACGAACAAAAACAATCAAGACTGATTGAATCTTTTTTGATGAATATTCCTGTGCCTCCCCTGATTCTCTACGAAGCTTCCTATAACTCCTATGAAGTAATGGATGGTCAACAACGAATTACAGCAATTCAGAATTTTTATAACAACAAATTAAAATTAACAGGGTTAGAGATCTGGCCTGAATTAGAAGGAAGAAACTACGAAAGTCTTCCTGCAAAAATCAAAGATGGTATCAATCGGCGCGCCATTTCAACTATAGTTGTTATTACCGAGTCTCTATCGGATGCAGAGGAGGCTTTATCTTTAAAACAACTGGTTTTTGAACGCCTCAATACAGGAGGTGTATCTTTGAGTCGCCAAGAAATAAGAAACTGTATTTACTCTGGGAAATTCAATGAACTTTTATTCAAGCTTTCCGAGAATCCTATTTTTGCTAAAGCTTGGGATATTCCTATTGATAATCAAGAAGAACTTAAAAAAAATGGATTTTATAAAAATATGGAAGATGTAGAATTAATCCTCCGTTTTTTTGCCCTAAGGGATATTGACAAATATACAGGTAACTTATCTAAATATTTGGATAATTATATGATGAAAAAAAGTCTTGATTTTTCCGACGAAAACATCAAAGATTTCAAGCAAATATTTAACCAGACTATAGAGTTAGTATCTAGCATTTATCAGGATCAATTATTTAAGCCTTTCGATAGTAAAGCCAAAAAGTATAAATCGCGAGCTTATAAAGTTTACTATGATGCAGTGATGATCAGTTTCAGTAACCATTTATCTTATCGTCAAGAATTAATTACTAAAAAATCAGCGATAATTGAGGAAACTATCAACTTATGTACTCAAGATTCCTGGGGAATTACTCATGAAGGTAAAACATTTAAAAAAGGACTTTTCACTGGAGAAGGAAGCACTAAAGATGATTTTAAAGCTCGTATTCAAATTTTTAATTCTCTGATTCAACGAGTTCTTAAGCAGAGTATTTGA
- a CDS encoding NAD(P)H-dependent glycerol-3-phosphate dehydrogenase: MLENAKKITVIGGGIWGQTLANLARRNQLTVRVWSRHSGEDLGAIIADTDVIISAVSIKGVVPTIEKLQQLPLNSRTIIVTATKGLDPITTRTPFHLWNQAFPAHPLVVLSGPNLAKEINQGLPAATVVASYQQKAAILLQKLLSGESFRVYLNSDPLGTELGGTLKNVMAIASGVCDGLQLGTNAKSALLTRALPEIIRVGTYLGGCQETFFGLSGLGDLLATCNSPLSRNYQVGYQLALGLSLPEILAKLEGTAEGINTTEVLMRIAQEKNLYVPITCQVDRLLRGEISPQVAVYELMRRDLKAEFD, from the coding sequence TTGCTAGAAAATGCCAAGAAAATTACGGTTATAGGTGGGGGAATTTGGGGACAAACTCTCGCTAATTTGGCCAGACGTAATCAGTTAACTGTTAGGGTTTGGTCGCGTCATAGTGGGGAAGATTTAGGAGCTATTATAGCAGATACTGACGTAATTATTTCGGCAGTTTCGATTAAAGGAGTTGTTCCCACGATCGAAAAATTACAGCAATTACCATTAAATTCTCGCACCATTATCGTCACCGCTACTAAAGGATTAGACCCAATCACCACTCGTACACCTTTTCATCTGTGGAATCAAGCTTTTCCCGCTCATCCCCTTGTGGTTCTTTCCGGTCCCAATTTAGCTAAAGAAATTAATCAAGGTTTACCCGCTGCGACGGTGGTAGCAAGTTATCAGCAAAAAGCAGCAATATTGTTACAAAAATTATTATCTGGGGAATCTTTTCGGGTTTATCTGAATAGCGATCCCTTGGGGACTGAGTTAGGTGGCACTCTCAAAAATGTCATGGCGATCGCTTCTGGGGTTTGTGATGGTTTACAGTTAGGAACTAATGCCAAATCTGCCCTGTTAACTCGCGCTTTACCGGAAATAATTCGGGTGGGAACTTATCTAGGAGGTTGTCAAGAAACTTTCTTCGGTTTATCGGGTTTAGGGGATTTATTAGCCACCTGTAATAGTCCTTTATCCCGCAATTATCAAGTGGGTTATCAATTAGCTTTAGGTTTATCTTTGCCAGAAATTTTAGCGAAATTAGAGGGAACTGCCGAGGGAATAAATACCACAGAAGTTTTGATGAGAATTGCCCAAGAAAAAAATTTGTATGTACCGATTACCTGTCAAGTTGATCGTCTTTTGCGCGGGGAAATTTCTCCCCAAGTTGCCGTTTATGAATTAATGCGTCGGGATCTAAAAGCAGAATTTGATTAA